A portion of the Halorientalis sp. IM1011 genome contains these proteins:
- a CDS encoding GNAT family N-acetyltransferase gives MSVEVREATQSDLEHWNSYVEQSPWAGLFHRTEALSALARHTECELVRLVGFKGQEPVGIFPVFEIQKGPVTAAVSPPPDVRVPYLGPAPLNLGGLKQRKAERRHRRFVEAALDWIDDRLDPQYTHLRLHRGYPDLRPLTWDEFDTEPAYTYLVDLSVGREDLLDSFSRDARTNIRDGREDDRIAICEGGRANVPFILDRVRDRYRAQGIDFRLPTALVTDLYDDLPEGAIRPYICRVDDRPVGGILACEHGDTVSRWQGGVKTDADAPVNDLLDWRVMEDAVDRGCTTYDLVGANDQRINEYKAKFNPELQPFYSVERGSTILTLATHLYDRIRSASVTPAK, from the coding sequence ATGAGCGTCGAAGTACGTGAAGCAACGCAGTCGGATCTGGAGCACTGGAACAGCTACGTCGAGCAGTCCCCGTGGGCTGGGCTCTTTCACCGCACGGAGGCGTTGTCGGCGCTCGCTCGTCATACCGAGTGCGAGCTCGTCCGTCTGGTGGGGTTCAAGGGACAGGAACCGGTCGGAATCTTCCCGGTCTTCGAGATACAGAAGGGCCCAGTCACCGCGGCGGTGTCACCGCCGCCCGACGTGCGGGTGCCGTATCTGGGTCCCGCCCCGCTGAACCTCGGCGGGCTCAAACAGCGCAAAGCCGAGCGCCGTCACCGTCGGTTCGTCGAGGCGGCGCTCGACTGGATCGACGACCGCCTCGACCCGCAGTACACGCATCTGCGCCTCCATCGGGGCTACCCCGACCTCCGGCCGTTAACGTGGGACGAATTCGACACGGAACCGGCCTACACCTACCTCGTCGACCTTTCGGTCGGGAGAGAGGACCTGCTCGATTCGTTCAGCCGCGACGCTCGAACCAACATCCGTGACGGACGAGAGGACGACCGCATCGCGATCTGTGAAGGCGGCCGTGCGAACGTGCCCTTCATCCTCGACCGGGTCAGGGACCGCTACCGGGCCCAGGGCATCGACTTTCGGCTCCCGACCGCACTCGTCACGGATCTCTACGACGACCTCCCCGAGGGTGCGATTCGCCCGTACATCTGTCGCGTCGACGACCGGCCCGTCGGCGGGATCCTGGCCTGTGAACACGGCGACACCGTCTCTCGGTGGCAGGGCGGCGTCAAGACCGACGCCGACGCACCCGTCAACGACCTGCTGGACTGGCGGGTGATGGAAGACGCCGTCGACCGCGGCTGTACCACCTACGACCTCGTCGGCGCGAACGACCAGCGCATCAACGAGTACAAGGCGAAGTTCAACCCGGAACTCCAGCCGTTCTACAGCGTCGAGCGCGGGTCGACGATCCTGACGCTCGCGACCCACCTCTACGACCGCATCCGGTCGGCGTCGGTGACGCCTGCAAAGTGA
- a CDS encoding HalOD1 output domain-containing protein yields MRNPNVSQRDHATASQSLGHRTQPYVVHHDFDGPSELTTTLAHAIADVTGFDVTETGFTLSDYVDPAALDRLFAPKSDGTPRTNGHLGFTIWDCQVTVYSTGQIVVTQTQPQNGGRNQQNPTPR; encoded by the coding sequence ATGAGAAATCCCAACGTGTCACAGCGTGACCACGCTACCGCTTCACAGTCTCTCGGTCACCGGACACAACCGTACGTCGTCCACCACGACTTCGACGGGCCGTCGGAGCTGACCACGACGCTCGCACACGCCATCGCCGACGTGACCGGTTTCGACGTGACCGAGACCGGGTTCACCCTGAGTGACTACGTCGATCCGGCGGCGCTGGACCGCCTGTTCGCCCCCAAATCCGACGGAACACCGCGGACGAACGGCCACCTCGGGTTCACGATCTGGGACTGTCAGGTCACCGTCTACAGCACCGGACAGATCGTCGTCACGCAGACCCAGCCCCAGAACGGCGGCCGCAACCAGCAGAATCCGACTCCTCGCTGA
- a CDS encoding CBS domain-containing protein, translating to MGAGQPGGFTQQASAMQSAPPRATGGAAAPPRGRRMAPASVEEVISTDVITARRDTPIPTVVSLLRENDVGSVIVVEDDGETPIGLLTDRKIALAIESEPDIADLTAEELVSTDLLTGRTDMTVFEALDQLKEAGIRRLPILDEDGSLVGIVTLDDLLVLFGRNLNDAAEIIATQTMSHS from the coding sequence ATGGGTGCCGGTCAGCCGGGAGGATTCACGCAGCAGGCGAGCGCGATGCAGTCGGCACCCCCACGAGCGACTGGCGGCGCGGCCGCACCGCCACGGGGTCGTCGGATGGCACCGGCGAGCGTCGAGGAAGTCATCAGCACCGACGTGATCACCGCCCGTCGTGACACACCGATCCCCACGGTCGTGTCGCTACTGCGCGAAAACGACGTGGGCTCCGTGATCGTCGTCGAAGACGACGGGGAGACGCCAATCGGCCTCCTCACGGACCGCAAGATCGCGCTCGCGATCGAGTCCGAACCCGATATCGCCGATCTGACCGCGGAGGAACTCGTCTCGACGGACCTGCTCACCGGACGGACCGACATGACGGTGTTCGAGGCCCTCGATCAGCTGAAGGAGGCCGGCATTCGCCGGCTTCCCATCCTCGACGAGGACGGTTCACTCGTCGGTATCGTCACGCTCGACGACCTGCTCGTCCTGTTCGGGAGGAATCTCAACGACGCAGCCGAGATCATCGCCACCCAGACTATGAGCCACTCCTGA
- the wecB gene encoding non-hydrolyzing UDP-N-acetylglucosamine 2-epimerase: MKVLSVVGARPQFVKAFPVSEALGTHEHVLVHTGQHYDRELSDVFFEELPIPEPDVNLGVGSGTHAEQTGSMVAELDTVVARESPDVVLVYGDTNSTLAAALVGAKRDVRLAHVEAGLRSDNRAMPEEINRVLTDHCSDLLFAPSERAVETLAGEGVTEGVHEVGDVTYDALLAVRDRARDRSRVLDRLGHDDGEYILATVHRAANTEDEQRLAAIVEGLADAPLPVVFPAHPRTIAALKAADGIGDLPESVHLVDPVGYLDFVRLLDGAERVATDSGGVQKEAFYLDTPCVTMREETEWIETVEAGWNVLVGADAGAIRRNLGRRFAVTEKPQPYGDGNTAERIVRALDRTIEAAPVEDAVRG, from the coding sequence ATGAAGGTGCTCTCGGTGGTCGGCGCACGGCCACAGTTCGTGAAGGCGTTCCCGGTCTCAGAGGCACTGGGAACGCACGAGCACGTCCTCGTTCACACCGGCCAGCACTACGACCGCGAGCTCAGCGACGTGTTCTTCGAGGAGCTCCCGATCCCCGAACCGGACGTGAACCTCGGCGTCGGCTCGGGGACGCACGCCGAACAGACCGGTTCGATGGTCGCAGAACTCGACACCGTCGTGGCCCGCGAATCCCCCGACGTTGTGCTCGTCTACGGCGACACCAACTCCACGCTCGCTGCGGCACTCGTCGGCGCGAAACGCGACGTACGACTCGCACACGTCGAGGCGGGACTCCGGAGCGACAACCGGGCCATGCCCGAAGAGATCAACCGCGTGCTGACCGACCACTGCTCGGATCTGCTCTTTGCCCCCTCCGAGCGGGCAGTCGAGACGCTGGCCGGCGAGGGCGTCACCGAGGGCGTCCACGAGGTCGGGGACGTGACCTACGACGCCCTGCTTGCCGTCCGCGACCGCGCCCGCGACCGCTCGCGGGTGCTGGACCGTCTGGGCCACGACGACGGCGAGTACATCCTCGCGACGGTCCACCGCGCCGCGAACACCGAGGACGAACAGCGACTGGCCGCTATCGTCGAGGGACTAGCCGACGCGCCCTTGCCCGTCGTCTTCCCTGCTCACCCACGGACCATTGCGGCGCTGAAAGCCGCCGACGGTATCGGCGACCTGCCCGAGTCCGTCCACCTCGTCGATCCGGTGGGCTATCTGGACTTCGTCCGCCTGCTCGACGGTGCCGAACGCGTAGCCACCGACTCCGGCGGCGTCCAGAAGGAGGCGTTCTACCTCGATACGCCCTGTGTCACCATGCGCGAGGAGACCGAGTGGATCGAGACCGTCGAGGCCGGCTGGAACGTCCTCGTCGGGGCCGACGCCGGTGCGATCCGGCGGAACCTCGGCCGACGCTTCGCGGTCACGGAGAAACCACAGCCATACGGCGACGGGAATACGGCCGAACGTATCGTCCGCGCGCTCGACCGGACGATCGAGGCTGCACCCGTCGAGGACGCGGTCCGGGGATGA
- a CDS encoding YihY/virulence factor BrkB family protein encodes MSNALPDRVGEATTVVRVIVTEFRERDVPFMAGSLAYSAFVSLLPLLLLIVIALSWLGGDRLVAVVLSLTRQYLSPAGQNVVYDALTRASGRLGLSVLGLVALLWGATTLFRRLDTAFAQLYDTEGRRPLRGQVTDALIVISAMAGATLAMLFAGLIFAMVPQLPFLGVLNVLFLIAALSAVFYPVYYVFPDVDIEPLEAVPGVIVTVVGWTLLQLLFQLYISLSSTAELYGVLGGVLLLITWLYFASLIFLLGGVTNVVLAGRRPPNAGLAYEGTEGRDRLG; translated from the coding sequence ATGAGTAACGCGCTTCCCGATCGGGTCGGCGAGGCGACCACCGTCGTCCGCGTGATCGTCACCGAGTTTCGCGAGCGTGACGTGCCCTTCATGGCCGGGAGTCTGGCGTACTCCGCGTTCGTCTCCCTGCTCCCGCTCCTGTTACTGATCGTAATTGCCCTCTCGTGGCTCGGCGGTGATCGCCTCGTCGCCGTCGTACTGTCGCTGACCCGACAGTACCTCTCCCCGGCCGGACAGAACGTGGTCTACGACGCGTTGACCCGCGCCAGCGGTCGACTCGGACTCTCCGTACTCGGGCTCGTGGCGCTGCTGTGGGGTGCGACCACGCTGTTCCGTCGGCTCGATACCGCATTCGCACAGCTGTACGACACGGAGGGCCGCCGCCCGCTCCGGGGGCAGGTGACCGACGCGCTGATCGTGATCTCGGCGATGGCCGGCGCGACGCTCGCGATGTTGTTCGCCGGCCTGATCTTCGCGATGGTCCCACAGCTTCCGTTCCTGGGCGTTCTCAACGTCCTCTTTCTGATCGCGGCGCTGTCGGCCGTCTTCTACCCGGTGTACTACGTCTTCCCGGACGTGGACATCGAGCCCCTGGAAGCGGTGCCCGGTGTGATCGTCACCGTGGTCGGCTGGACGCTCCTGCAACTGCTCTTTCAACTGTACATCTCCCTCTCCTCGACCGCGGAACTGTACGGCGTCCTCGGCGGCGTCCTCCTGCTCATCACCTGGCTCTACTTCGCATCGCTGATCTTCCTGCTCGGGGGCGTCACGAACGTCGTCCTCGCCGGCCGTCGCCCCCCGAACGCCGGACTTGCCTACGAAGGTACCGAGGGACGCGACCGGCTCGGGTGA
- a CDS encoding antibiotic ABC transporter permease, whose amino-acid sequence MTQIESERATAEPAAGGITGADRTVLRWFDRTLTYARERDYRGWDYGDGMSSRLLQALPVENKWVNLAVQETVKRAPVNVRPLFLVEQRRNYKGTALFAMANLTAARLRGDEAVDFEGTTAVDYRGEARRLADWLVDERRDGYSGFCGGHNHTIQFLDGRGRPEDPDAVSTTYAVKALLRASALDDSYADLARTAADFLIEDLNYRPVSDGRGAVIDYHLNKSGDHYTINAGALCARTFLDIYDAFGDEEYRRRATELLDHVADLQTARGGWYYRDPPDASHLSMDGHHNGFVIECFQRYRAVTGSDRYDGTLTDALSFYRRELFEPTGAPNFDEENAYPRDIHASTQGALVFTYAGEYEFARRILEWVFENLHAGDGAFYYRKERFFTRRVTLMRWCQAWMAYAMAEYLDARRTESITDG is encoded by the coding sequence ATGACACAGATCGAATCCGAGCGAGCGACGGCGGAGCCAGCGGCGGGCGGGATCACCGGGGCCGACAGGACCGTACTCCGGTGGTTCGACCGCACGCTCACGTACGCGCGTGAGCGTGACTATCGCGGGTGGGACTACGGCGACGGCATGAGCAGTCGCCTGTTACAGGCACTCCCGGTCGAGAACAAGTGGGTGAACCTGGCCGTCCAGGAGACGGTCAAGCGCGCCCCGGTCAACGTCAGGCCCCTGTTCCTGGTCGAACAGCGCCGCAACTACAAGGGGACGGCGCTGTTCGCGATGGCGAACCTGACGGCGGCCCGGCTCCGCGGCGACGAAGCCGTCGACTTCGAGGGGACCACCGCCGTCGACTATCGCGGGGAGGCCCGCCGGCTGGCCGACTGGCTCGTCGACGAGCGCCGGGATGGGTACAGCGGCTTCTGTGGCGGCCACAACCACACGATCCAGTTCCTCGACGGTCGCGGCCGCCCCGAGGACCCCGACGCGGTGTCGACTACCTACGCGGTGAAGGCGCTTCTCAGAGCGAGCGCGCTCGACGACTCCTACGCCGACCTCGCGCGGACGGCAGCCGACTTCCTGATCGAGGACCTGAACTACCGGCCCGTCTCAGACGGGCGCGGCGCGGTGATCGACTACCACCTGAACAAGTCGGGCGACCACTACACGATCAACGCGGGGGCGCTGTGTGCGCGGACGTTCCTCGACATCTACGACGCGTTCGGGGACGAGGAGTACCGACGACGGGCGACGGAACTGCTCGATCACGTCGCGGACCTGCAGACCGCACGCGGCGGCTGGTACTACCGCGATCCACCGGACGCCTCTCACCTCTCGATGGACGGCCATCACAACGGATTCGTGATCGAGTGTTTCCAGCGGTACCGGGCGGTGACCGGCTCGGATCGGTACGACGGGACGCTGACCGACGCGCTCTCCTTTTACCGCCGGGAGCTGTTCGAGCCCACGGGCGCGCCGAACTTCGACGAGGAGAACGCCTATCCCCGGGACATCCACGCGAGTACGCAGGGCGCGCTCGTGTTCACCTACGCCGGCGAGTACGAGTTCGCCCGGCGGATTCTGGAGTGGGTGTTCGAGAACCTCCACGCGGGCGACGGGGCCTTCTACTACCGGAAAGAGCGGTTTTTCACGCGTCGCGTCACGCTGATGCGGTGGTGTCAGGCGTGGATGGCCTACGCCATGGCCGAGTACCTCGACGCGCGACGGACGGAATCGATTACCGACGGGTAA
- a CDS encoding helix-turn-helix domain-containing protein has protein sequence MGTIVEAQVPASEFALGDTVASVPDVSFEPVRTVSAGTERPLPFLWAAAPEFDRLDEALRADESTADVHRLVRDGNHVLYAVRWQSRVRALVQLVAVEDGTLLDARLHDDTWKLRVLFPEKAAMSSFYDTCRNYGLDIDVNRVNGLESVVRHGGTRLSPEQYEALSEALEADYYGVPRGSTLVELSDRLDVSHQAVSERLRRAHQSLIESSLHDGLTPDEPHP, from the coding sequence ATGGGCACGATCGTGGAGGCACAGGTCCCGGCGTCGGAGTTCGCGCTCGGTGACACGGTAGCATCGGTTCCGGACGTCTCCTTCGAGCCCGTCCGAACAGTCTCGGCCGGGACGGAGCGACCGTTACCGTTCCTGTGGGCCGCAGCCCCGGAGTTCGACCGCCTCGACGAGGCGCTGCGTGCCGACGAGAGCACGGCCGACGTACACCGACTGGTCCGTGACGGGAACCACGTCCTCTACGCCGTCCGCTGGCAGTCCCGCGTCCGCGCGCTCGTCCAGCTCGTCGCCGTCGAGGACGGCACGCTGCTCGACGCCCGACTCCACGACGACACGTGGAAGCTGCGCGTCCTCTTCCCGGAGAAGGCGGCGATGTCGTCGTTCTACGACACCTGCCGGAACTACGGCCTCGACATCGACGTGAACCGGGTGAACGGCCTCGAAAGCGTCGTCCGGCACGGCGGAACGCGACTCTCCCCCGAGCAGTACGAGGCACTCTCCGAGGCGCTGGAAGCTGACTACTACGGCGTCCCGCGGGGTTCGACACTGGTCGAACTGTCCGACCGCCTCGACGTCTCCCACCAGGCCGTCTCCGAGCGACTCCGGCGGGCCCACCAGTCCCTCATCGAGTCGTCGCTCCACGACGGCCTCACGCCGGACGAGCCACACCCCTGA
- a CDS encoding site-specific integrase, with translation MTSYAAFDSLAEFESFYREEIGPAMAADEELSIDPDRETPPYAWLKSNYSGFVERLRRDYGLSPGEFYDEVGLPPDGGEGDPWGLAHEPTTAALEGYVTELTRDRDRAESTVDSRRARLRTYVTTYSNTHDRADLLSPLLDESAKPDEIARTKAVFRVLDDRLGTLASKRKYVSAVKNWYTYLEETGRATYNPARNLTRRFGWDRRPVYDHPALSTPELDALLSVADADERFLLLFLAGWGLRPVEACQLHVDQLVIDPPDGDTPHVTFAAGERKNARRTRNTVAILVGVEAVRARIDRLQASDWSGHLLPSPEGGPITTQTARRWLRDLGERADVTVDGEPPKPKMGRRTWYRLYRAQRPSITADTAAVADAQGSSDPSVSERNYLDERTRRQARADAMADLVREELASVFDEYL, from the coding sequence ATGACGAGCTACGCCGCCTTCGATTCGCTGGCGGAGTTCGAGTCGTTCTATCGCGAGGAGATCGGCCCGGCGATGGCGGCCGACGAGGAGCTGTCGATCGACCCCGACCGCGAGACGCCGCCCTACGCGTGGTTGAAGTCGAACTACTCGGGGTTCGTCGAGCGACTGCGCCGCGATTACGGGCTCTCGCCCGGCGAGTTCTACGACGAGGTCGGTCTCCCACCGGACGGCGGCGAGGGCGATCCCTGGGGACTCGCGCACGAGCCGACGACGGCCGCGCTGGAGGGGTACGTCACCGAACTGACCCGGGACCGCGACCGCGCCGAGTCCACCGTCGACTCGCGTCGCGCGCGCCTTCGAACGTACGTTACGACTTACAGCAACACTCACGACCGCGCTGATCTCCTCTCGCCGCTGCTGGACGAGAGCGCGAAACCCGACGAGATCGCCCGCACGAAGGCCGTCTTCCGGGTTCTCGACGACCGCCTCGGGACGCTCGCCTCGAAGCGCAAGTACGTGTCGGCAGTGAAAAACTGGTACACCTACCTCGAAGAGACGGGGCGAGCGACGTACAACCCTGCCCGGAACCTCACGCGGCGGTTCGGCTGGGACCGCCGGCCGGTGTACGATCACCCGGCGCTGTCGACGCCCGAACTGGACGCTCTCCTCTCGGTCGCGGATGCCGACGAGCGGTTCCTGCTCCTCTTTCTCGCCGGTTGGGGCCTCCGTCCCGTCGAAGCCTGCCAGTTGCACGTCGATCAGCTGGTCATCGATCCGCCCGACGGCGACACGCCACACGTCACCTTCGCGGCCGGCGAACGGAAGAACGCCCGGCGGACCCGTAACACGGTGGCGATTCTCGTCGGCGTTGAGGCCGTGCGGGCCCGAATCGACCGCCTGCAGGCGAGCGACTGGTCGGGCCACCTGCTTCCGTCGCCCGAAGGCGGTCCGATCACGACCCAGACTGCCCGCCGCTGGCTCCGGGATCTGGGTGAACGGGCCGACGTGACCGTCGACGGCGAGCCACCGAAACCGAAGATGGGCCGGCGGACCTGGTATCGACTGTACAGGGCCCAGCGGCCGTCGATTACGGCCGATACGGCGGCCGTAGCCGACGCGCAGGGGTCGAGCGATCCGTCGGTGTCCGAACGCAACTACCTCGACGAGCGCACGCGCCGCCAGGCGCGCGCGGACGCGATGGCCGACCTCGTGCGTGAGGAACTGGCGTCGGTGTTCGACGAGTACCTTTAG
- a CDS encoding DUF5789 family protein, which produces MSTVTEDRDMGLDFGGLDDELDAESYPLTNEDLLAAHGDREIEHANGTVELQSVLDTQDDQTYESADEVQQSVLNMIGEEAVGRKSYSDRATNDTELDHEEQSF; this is translated from the coding sequence GTGAGCACAGTGACAGAAGACCGCGATATGGGTCTCGATTTCGGCGGTCTCGACGACGAACTCGACGCCGAATCGTACCCGCTGACGAACGAGGACTTGCTCGCGGCCCACGGTGACCGCGAGATCGAGCACGCGAACGGCACGGTCGAACTCCAGTCGGTACTCGACACACAGGACGACCAGACCTACGAGTCCGCCGACGAGGTCCAACAGAGCGTCCTCAACATGATCGGTGAGGAGGCCGTCGGCCGAAAATCATACAGCGACCGCGCGACCAACGACACCGAACTCGATCACGAAGAGCAGTCGTTCTAA
- a CDS encoding polysaccharide deacetylase family protein, whose amino-acid sequence MTAITDTEYPFALCLTHDVDRPYKTAVHAAFYALAERSPRHLRALLPGHNPYWQFEEIMTLEAKLGVRSAFYFLNEQSVRSRPWSDLTDPQTLVETVSRYDVRDPAIARAVRQLDRGGWEVGLHGSYHTARDRERLAEEKARIESVLGHDIAGGRQHYLRFDDPETWRHYRDLGLAYDTSLGSTEEYGFLHGYDLRRPFDDGFVVFPLTLMEQTLPDPGERFEAAWAACESLLTEARANDAVMTVLFHPRLFDPREFPGYRRLYRRLIERALDMGGWVGSPGEFCSEFLRTEGHQQITSLNAPGRINE is encoded by the coding sequence GTGACGGCGATCACGGACACCGAGTACCCGTTCGCGCTCTGCCTCACCCACGACGTGGACCGGCCCTACAAGACCGCCGTCCACGCCGCGTTCTACGCCCTCGCGGAGCGGTCACCCCGACATCTGCGCGCTCTCCTGCCGGGCCACAACCCCTACTGGCAGTTCGAGGAGATCATGACTCTCGAAGCGAAACTGGGCGTTCGCTCGGCGTTTTACTTCCTCAACGAACAGTCAGTACGCTCGCGGCCGTGGTCGGACCTGACCGACCCGCAGACGCTAGTAGAGACCGTCAGCCGGTACGACGTGCGCGACCCAGCGATCGCCCGGGCCGTGCGCCAGCTCGACCGCGGCGGGTGGGAGGTCGGCCTCCACGGTTCCTACCACACCGCTCGCGACCGCGAGCGCCTGGCCGAGGAGAAAGCCCGTATCGAGTCGGTGCTGGGCCACGACATCGCAGGTGGTCGCCAGCACTACCTCCGATTCGACGATCCCGAGACGTGGCGTCACTACCGCGATCTCGGCCTCGCCTACGACACCAGCCTCGGCTCGACCGAGGAGTACGGCTTCCTGCACGGGTACGACCTCCGCCGGCCCTTCGACGACGGGTTCGTCGTCTTCCCGCTGACGCTCATGGAGCAGACCCTCCCCGATCCCGGCGAGCGGTTCGAGGCCGCGTGGGCGGCCTGTGAGTCCCTGCTCACCGAGGCCCGGGCCAACGACGCCGTGATGACCGTGCTCTTTCACCCGCGACTGTTCGATCCCCGCGAGTTCCCCGGGTACCGACGGCTCTACCGCCGGCTGATCGAGCGAGCGCTCGACATGGGTGGCTGGGTCGGGTCGCCCGGGGAGTTCTGCTCGGAGTTTCTCCGTACTGAGGGGCACCAACAGATCACGTCGCTAAACGCTCCTGGGCGGATTAACGAGTGA
- a CDS encoding ParA family protein, which translates to MISYALWSEAGGVGKTALAVNLAAAHQRHGQRTLLIDLDPQNGGASHHLGVDEERADPDVDNIVRHLIDRPNGEFEELVRTTSHGLDVVPSHNMLDSLETNLQRAQEMEQDMGGRFVKELQLRRVIRDAGVPETYDVVIVDPPATGGQHVYNAVSATANVVIPLELSPKGEQSLRGLEDTVSNLEADVDTEVGVVAVVPNKVRRTRMRDKYEEALSEVSYPVSPVQIPVREAMLNGAWDAQTTAFDYVATNDRPERERETLAAFDELARFVSAQFDVELTSGDLREDEEGVVA; encoded by the coding sequence ATGATCTCGTACGCGCTGTGGAGTGAGGCGGGCGGCGTCGGGAAGACGGCGCTGGCGGTCAATCTGGCGGCGGCCCACCAGCGCCACGGCCAGCGGACGCTGCTGATCGACCTCGATCCGCAGAACGGCGGCGCGAGTCACCACCTCGGCGTCGACGAGGAGCGCGCCGATCCCGACGTGGACAACATCGTCCGGCATCTGATCGACCGCCCCAACGGCGAGTTCGAGGAGCTGGTCCGGACGACCAGCCACGGACTGGACGTGGTGCCGAGCCACAACATGCTCGACAGTCTGGAGACGAACCTCCAGCGCGCCCAGGAGATGGAACAGGACATGGGCGGCCGGTTCGTCAAGGAGTTGCAGTTGCGCCGGGTGATCCGCGACGCCGGTGTGCCCGAGACCTACGACGTGGTGATCGTCGATCCGCCCGCGACCGGCGGGCAACACGTCTACAATGCCGTCTCTGCGACTGCGAACGTCGTGATCCCGCTCGAACTCTCGCCGAAGGGCGAGCAGTCGCTGCGCGGGCTGGAAGACACCGTCTCGAATCTGGAGGCCGACGTCGACACGGAAGTCGGCGTGGTCGCAGTGGTTCCGAACAAAGTGCGGCGGACGCGGATGCGCGACAAGTACGAGGAGGCCCTCTCGGAGGTGTCCTATCCCGTCTCGCCGGTCCAGATCCCGGTTCGCGAGGCGATGCTCAACGGGGCCTGGGACGCACAGACGACCGCGTTCGACTACGTCGCGACGAACGACCGGCCCGAGCGCGAGCGGGAGACGCTGGCGGCGTTCGACGAACTCGCGCGGTTCGTCTCGGCGCAGTTCGACGTTGAACTCACGTCCGGGGATCTCCGTGAAGACGAAGAGGGGGTTGTCGCATGA